The following proteins are encoded in a genomic region of Xenopus laevis strain J_2021 chromosome 3L, Xenopus_laevis_v10.1, whole genome shotgun sequence:
- the tmem205.L gene encoding transmembrane protein 205 isoform X1: MIGQFSRCYGDVPGRSCPDYKRPPRARISRDSRMVAEGDPGNLVKIFHLLVLSASWGMQCWMTFVAGFVLIKGVPRHTFGLVQSKLFPYYNHIVLCCSFISLAIYAAYHPRELLSPSESVQISLFFTSLLVAALQARWFSPVTTKTMFKMHVIEREHSLGQGVGLSANKEGYQLLQEKDPKYKALRKRFMRYHGISSLCNLLCLLCNGANLVYIALLMPTL; encoded by the exons ATGATTGGTCAGTTTTCACGATGTTACGGGGATGTACCCGGAAGAAGCTGTCCGGACTACAAGAGACCGCCCAGGGCACGGATATCTAGAGACAG CAGGATGGTGGCCGAGGGAGACCCTGGGAACCTGGTgaaaatttttcaccttcttgtgcTCTCTGCATCCTGGGGAATGCAGTGCTGGATGACGTTTGTTGCAG GGTTCGTGCTGATCAAGGGCGTGCCTCGGCATACTTTTGGCCTGGTTCAGAGTAAGCTGTTCCCGTATTACAACCATATTGTCCTGTGCTGCTCCTTTATCAGCCTGGCTATATATGCAGCTTATCACCCCCGGGAGTTGCTGTCACCCAGCGAGAGTGTTCAG ATCTCTCTGTTCTTCACATCCCTCCTTGTTGCGGCACTGCAAGCTCGCTGGTTTTCCCCAGTGACCACCAAGACCATGTTTAAGATGCACGTCATTGAGAGGGAACACAGCCTGGGGCAGGGAGTGGGCTTGTCTGCCAACAAGGAAGGATATCAGCTCTTGCAGGAGAAGGATCCCAAGTACAAAGCCTTACGCAAGCGCTTCATGCGATACCATGGCATCTCCTCCCTCTGCAACCTCCTGTGCCTCCTCTGCAATGGGGCCAACCTGGTGTATATAGCTCTGCTCATGCCCACACTGTAG
- the tmem205.L gene encoding transmembrane protein 205 isoform X2, translating to MVAEGDPGNLVKIFHLLVLSASWGMQCWMTFVAGFVLIKGVPRHTFGLVQSKLFPYYNHIVLCCSFISLAIYAAYHPRELLSPSESVQISLFFTSLLVAALQARWFSPVTTKTMFKMHVIEREHSLGQGVGLSANKEGYQLLQEKDPKYKALRKRFMRYHGISSLCNLLCLLCNGANLVYIALLMPTL from the exons ATGGTGGCCGAGGGAGACCCTGGGAACCTGGTgaaaatttttcaccttcttgtgcTCTCTGCATCCTGGGGAATGCAGTGCTGGATGACGTTTGTTGCAG GGTTCGTGCTGATCAAGGGCGTGCCTCGGCATACTTTTGGCCTGGTTCAGAGTAAGCTGTTCCCGTATTACAACCATATTGTCCTGTGCTGCTCCTTTATCAGCCTGGCTATATATGCAGCTTATCACCCCCGGGAGTTGCTGTCACCCAGCGAGAGTGTTCAG ATCTCTCTGTTCTTCACATCCCTCCTTGTTGCGGCACTGCAAGCTCGCTGGTTTTCCCCAGTGACCACCAAGACCATGTTTAAGATGCACGTCATTGAGAGGGAACACAGCCTGGGGCAGGGAGTGGGCTTGTCTGCCAACAAGGAAGGATATCAGCTCTTGCAGGAGAAGGATCCCAAGTACAAAGCCTTACGCAAGCGCTTCATGCGATACCATGGCATCTCCTCCCTCTGCAACCTCCTGTGCCTCCTCTGCAATGGGGCCAACCTGGTGTATATAGCTCTGCTCATGCCCACACTGTAG